In Streptomyces alboniger, the following are encoded in one genomic region:
- a CDS encoding DUF6879 family protein translates to MIRRHRVTGGTIGRVHVVTRPPSNYLRFEFRRYYRHQAPVHPHPRRHGPDEPPGRCRQLLDVRPLHGRPDEVRR, encoded by the coding sequence ATGATCCGCAGGCACCGCGTGACCGGCGGGACGATCGGCCGCGTCCATGTGGTGACACGTCCGCCCTCGAACTACCTGCGCTTTGAGTTCAGGCGGTACTACCGCCATCAGGCTCCGGTCCATCCGCATCCTCGACGTCACGGACCGGACGAACCCCCTGGCAGGTGTCGACAACTTCTGGATGTTCGACCACTCCACGGTCGTCCTGATGAAGTACGCCGATGA